TGTTTTTTTgctataatatggatttgtacattGGTTGCagtagcactaatagggctTCTGACTCTGTAGTCATTCTTTCCTCTACACAAGACATCTGATGCTCTATAGCACATTAAGAAGGAAGGAGATGTCTTGAACTTTTCCAGAACATCATCATGCATCCAGTGGGAGAATACCAGGAGTGTGCACTTTGGACTAAAAATATCGAACACATTCTGGATTGtttaacaggttttttttttctacataattCCAGACGTGGTTTggattcttcagtattaatgaaCAATgttggaaataataaaaaataaaggaaaaccactgaaagaaaaaagtatccAAAAATGTACCGGCGTATACAGTTATAcgctttattttaataaaggtTAAAGGTTAAAGGTTAAAGCTGTCTACACTCCCTCCGAGCTGACCTGTTTTAGCTCTGGACACGCGAGCTCGTCTTCTTCCACCGGCGTCCATgctttctttcctccatcaaAACAACAATCCGCCTCTTACTTCCGGGTTCATCACGTGTCTACGGCAAGCGCCAGAGGGACAAAAACACCCCGTTGCGAGATGCGTGAGTGTGTAGCTAACCGTCAGTggtgctcaggaccacagtgaCACAGCGTCCGGCTTCCAGAGCAGCTTTCTTCTCTTAATGTAGGttatattaatgtttatataCTGATGCTCTCGTCATGTTTGTGGGTGGATTATTTTTTGGAGATATCGACTGGTTTTCTGTGCACCAGACTGCAACCTGCTGGATTGTTTGCTAGCTGTGGATTAGCAGGAGGCTGAAATTCACATCCACATTCAGATCAgatctgatttacattttaatatcatttatttatattttttacacagaaaTTACACATTGTACGAGGTGTAAAAACTCTTATCAAAcctgtttttataattataataataataatatatatttttttagctgTGAAGCTTTGGAGAGGATAACAagcagaagaaataaaaaattaattataaataataattaaaatatgtaacagtgagaatatattaaattaacCTCTTTtaaaaattctgaaataattctgaaaaataaataaataaaaatagtattaGTTTCTTTTGTTgcaataattaatacaataataataataatgtacatttacaaaaatgttttagattttttttttatgtaacatttaacaccaaaaaagaaattgctaagtatttctttttttattaataaataataataataattcaataataaatgtaaccccataagcacatttttaaatgcatttatttattgaaaatatagcaaataaagaggtaaataaaataagcataaaatataattattattatttattttttttaagtggctCAAAAAATCATTATGCGCTacataataaaatacttttggTGTGTAAAAAATCctgaataaaaatttaataaagacacgatatttaaatgaacaataattacattaaattaaacaaaaaactcattaagaaaactaaataaatatatttaaatgtacatataatagaaataaaatctttttttatgctactaaaaatggcaaaaaatatacaataaaaataatttcaattcttgctatttacaattttttttttttctttttcaaatttaggaaaaaaagataattattGCCATTTCAGAGAAAAGTGATGCTCTGTCTGTAAATTGGGACTGAAACTCGAAGACACTGCAGGTgagctgttacacacacacacacacacacacacacacacacacacacacacagagagtgtaaagtgtttgtttgtgcaGGTGATCTGGGTCTGAGAGCACAGAGATGCAGTAAGATGGCGCTGGAACAGTTCAGTGATGTGGTACAGAGATGTGTAAGAGCACACGAgtccagctgtttgtttgtttgtttgtttgtttgtttgtttgtttgtgcgaTTTCTCCTCGTCTGATCCTTTCCTTCTCCCTGCAGCAACACGTGGAGGATGAGAACTTCTCTCCTGCCGACTTCGACGTGTTCCGTGCGGCAGGGACGAGCTGCATCGAGCAGGGACACGGCGCTCACGTCCTGAGCGTCGTCATCGACGAGAAAAACAAAGTGAGCCGGGAGACGGAACCACACATGACACTGAGACGTGACGTAAATCCTCGTGTTTTATTTGTTCCGCGTTTATTTTGCGTGTGTTACAGAGCGTCGTGCGCTGTATGGGGTGGAACCTTCTGGAGCCGTTAGTCAAAGTTCTGCtgaaaaaggaagagaagaacCTGCAGCACTGTCAGGCCATCTTCTCTCACTTACTGCAGGTGTGTGAGTTCTCCTCacgtcagtgtgtgtgtgtgtgtgtgtgtgtgtgtgtgagagagagagagagagagagagagagacagacagcttGTACGTGTGTAAGAgacggcgtgtgtgtgtgtgtgtgtgtgtgtgtgtgtgtgtgtgtgtgtgtgtgtgagacggtGTGTGAGAcgtcgcgtgtgtgtgtgtaaagagagacggcgtgtgtgagagagcgtgtgtgtgagacggcgcgtgtgtgtgtgtgtgagagagaggcgtgtgtgtgagagaggcagcgtgtgtgagagagcagcgtgtgtgagagagcagcgtgtgtgtgagagagacagcgtgtgtgagagagtggcgtgtgtgagagaggcagcgtgtgtgtgagagaggcagcgtgtgtgagagaggcaGCGTGTGtgatggcgtgtgtgtgtgagacggcacgtgtgtgtgtgagcagtgtgtgtgtgtgtgggtgtgtgtgtgtgtgtgtgagatggcgtgtgtgttgtgtgactTGAGGtttgtgagatgtgtgtgtggtttcaggTGTGCAGTCCTAAAGAGCTGGTGATTGGTCTGCTGGAGCAGGTGGAGGAAGTGGATTCTGACGCTGTGACTGAAATCATCACTCTGCTGCTCTCACCGTTACAGACAGGTGAGGAACCGTCTTTCTGGAAAGCGCTGTCTCCTCTCGCTCCCTGTTGCTCCTTTTGCTTCTTTAGTTCCTCTCACTCCTCTCGTTGTCTGTAGTGCTGCTGAAGCTGGGGAAGAGGAAAGCCTCGACTCTGGGCATGGCTCTCAACACCCTGCTCAGTCAGGTGGCCAAACTTCCTGTTCCTAAGAGCCGAGAGCAGGAGGAAGACGACGTGTTCGGTTTGTGTCGCTGCCTCACGGCTCTGTCACACTTCATCCGACCCTTCGTGGAGGAGATCAAGGAAAACATTAAGAAGCATTGCACCATCTCCAGGGACGATGAGCTCCGTGTGGAGGTCCTAAAATTGTAGGTTTGGACCAAACCATGTATTCTGACTCGGGTTACTTTTAgctgggggcggggcttatttCAGGGCCGGAAAATACGAAAAACACTCATTATAATAAATCTAATGAAATCAATGCATGGAAACATGATGACAGCAGGCAAATCAATTAATAATCataaagggggcgtggcttatTTCAGGGCCAGAAAAATGTTAACGCAAGCTTTAAATGATGACCATCACATGGAGAAATGATTTTTCATCTTTAAAATGGTCTGCAGTCTAGataaaaaatgcacttttgaaGAAAAGAGATGATTAGTGCTACGCTAACAGACCTGCTCGTGCTCTTGTGGTTCCAGCTGTATGAAGAGTTTGAACGAGCCTCTGCTGGACGTCCAGCTGAAGGATCCAGACACGATGGAGACATCTCCTCTGAGAGACTTCGCCACAGACATCCTTGTGAGAAACACTGCTTCCTGTCTGGGCTCAAATCAGCTCACGGCttatgaataatattaataatgacatcatccctctctcctctcctctttgtctttctttcatttttctccccacatctcactctctctctctctctctctctctctctcccctgtaGGTCACTGTGAGTAGTATCGGTGAGTCTCTTCTGGACTTGTTGTCTCACAATCTTTTGCGGAAGCGCAACATTCCCGGGCTCCTAGAGGAGGAAGTCCGATATCCGAAGGAGTCTCTGGCCAGCTTGGCTCATTTACTGTTTGTGCACCACATCGCCGTGGACCTGTTTCCTGCCGTCCTCAGGTACACAACGTTCCAGATCTTTTAgaacttcatcttcatcatcatcatcatcatcatcatcgtgttgtatttgttttctttctccagCCCAGTGTTTGCCCTGCAGTGTAACATGGAGCATGTGGGGCTGTTACTCAGCAGGTAAGCAGCACCTCAGGTACTGGTACTCAGGGATTTTgtatcttttctccttcttctgacgtgtgtgtgtgtgtgtgtgtgtgtgtgtgtttcccatAACAGAAATGAAGAACTCCGGTTAAAGAAGGGACTGGTACGACTCAAATCCACACTTTTATTCATCGTACCGTACGCCTCGCCTCCATAAATTACCCACAATCCTTCACAGCGTTGCTGTTTCCACCATCAAGctgaatttgtgtgtttttgttgtagAGGTTCTTTGTGGGTGGAGCTTAGAACTAGACTATGGTACTGAGAGTACTTATAGTACTGATAGTACAGGTGATACTGATAGCATTTCAGGCACTGATAGAACTAGTATTAAAGGTACTGATAGTACTGTTAGCACTACAGATAATGATAGTACTAATAGTTACTGATGGTACTCCAGGTACTGATAGTACTAATAGTAACGTTTAGCACCACAGGTACTGATCGTACTCCAGGTACTGATAGTACTTATAGTTACTGATAGTGCTCCAGGTACTGATGGTACTAATAGTTACTGTTAGCACTACAGGTACTGATAGTACTAATAGTTACGTTAAGCACTACAGGTGGTAATAGTACTGTTAGTACTACAGGTACCGATAGTACTGTTAGCACTACAGGTAGTGATCGTACTACAGGTACTGATAGTAATGTTAGCACTACAGGTACTGATAGTACAAATAGTTACTGATAGTGCTCCGGGTACTGATACTACTGATTGTAGCAATAACAGTACTAATAGCACTACAGGTACTGTTAGTACTAATAGTTACTGATAGTGCTCCAGGTACTGATAGTACTGATAGTGCTCCAGGTACTGATAGTACTGATAGTGCTCCAGGTACTAATTGTTACTGATAGCACTACATGTATAGCACTACAGATACTAATAGTACTCCAGGTACTAATAGTTACCAATAGCACTCCAGGTACTGATCGTACTCCAGGTACTGATACTATATCTAGCACTCCAGGTACTGATACTACTGATTGTAGCAATAACAGTACTAATAGCACTACAGGTACTGATAGTACTGTAATGGTACTGATAGTAcagtattatataataatataattgaataGGCGTGTAGTGGTCTACTCCCTGTGTAACGCTGGTAAGATCTCTGTacaggagctgtatgagaagacGCTGGTGCGAGTGGAGGACAGCAGCCTGCCCTGTGACCTTCTGGATTTAAAATCTTTCCTGGATGTTCCACAGGTAGAGCAGCGTTACTCCGTCCTTCATGATTCCTTATTGGgattttcattttgttacaGACACATGAAGATGAAAACACTTTAACCTCCTACGCATCATTCTACAGTGGAGCTTCAAAGCTTGTGAAGCCTCTAGTTCGACTTTTCtgcataaatatgaaaaagaaattaaaaaaaggcagaCCAATATTATATAACCCGAATTCCAGAAATATTGggacattatttaaatgtagttaaactCAAAACAAAAACTTTCAGATCACATGAGCCAATATATGAGCCAGTATACTGATCTatattttggttgtttttttccacaggaCTTGGTTCGGGTGATGACGTTGTGTCCTGCTCAGGATGTGGtatgggtgtcccaatactttcggcACCAAAGTGTACCTGTGTTAATGGTCATTACTCATTACTGTAAGGAAGCTAGaaactgaagtgtgtgtgttcacagagGACGAAAGGACTCTCGGTTTTCCAGCTGAGCATCGACAAATATAACACCGAGGCCAAGTACAAGTTTTTCAGGCGAGTGTTTTGTTCAAAAcgtcaaaaaacaaaaagaaaaaatgagtgtataatatttttgtaaatgtaaatattttgtttaggtGCATGCTGAAAACCAGCGATCATGCCGGAGTGGAAGGATTCATCATCAAGAACATCAAGAACCAGATCGATCTCGCGTTAAAGGTACGATGTTCCAGAGCGCTGATCCGAATGTTATGCAAATGACCCCACAATGCTCCGCCCACTGCCCAAATGCGACGTCAGAATCGGTTTATTATTTCGACTAAACCATATCGAGGAAACGCTGAAGTTGTTGTAGATGTTAAATGTTCACACGCCatgtttctctcacacacagccGGGTCATGAGAACGACTGGTTCCTGGGGAAACATCTCCTGCCTTTACTGCGTCAAGTCCTGAGTCTTCCTCAGGGACCAGAGACCGACCTGCTCCACAATCTCGACAGGTAACAACAATCACCAAACGTATCGATGCTCACGTTACTGATCATATCAGATTATATATTTCATCAATACAGCGCTCTGCTGCGTGACGACTAACACACTGtagggccaaaagtattgggacgcctgacttttccgCGGTAAGAGTTTTATATTGAAtctgtcgtgtgtgtgtgtgtgtgtgatgcaggaTTATGGAATCTCTGAATCTGCTGCGTTATCTGCTGATCAGAGATAAAGAATGGAGTAATGAGGTAAGACATTAACCCATTGTCTCCTCTGCAGAAGTCTGCTGTATTTCCCAGcaggttcatgtgtgtgtgtgtgtgtgtgtgtgtgtgtgtgtgtgtgtgtgtgtgtgtgtgtgtgtgtgtgtgtgtgtgtgtgttcttcagaCAGGAATATGGAGCGAGTTGTGTGCGATCGAGGAGAATTACCTGAAGCCCCTACGCACAGGTTTGAACATGTCCCGGGCGCATTATGAGGCCGAGCTGAAGAGCACCAAGGGGAAGAACAACACCACAGCAGGTCTGAGACGTCTCGTATCGCGAGTTCTCCCGAACCAGATACATGAAACGAAAATAGCTGCTACGTTTCTTTTGTTCAAGCGCAATTAagttctttttttgtgtctgtatctgtagACTCCAAAGCGCCGGCCTGCACGGTTACCGTCGGCAACAACACGTTACCCGATATGACCCCAGAAATGCAGCTCCAGGTCTTGATTTTCTTCACGTTCTATATGTTTGTCTCTTTGAGTTGTTAaatggagggagggatggatggatggatggatggtgacCTATTATGTAACCACATGCATGATTTTAACCAATGGAACCAGTTTTACGATTCTGGAGAAGCACCACAGTCTCTGCACGTGTCCCTGTTCTATCCACAGCACGCTATCTAACGTTCCTCTTCTCTACAGGTTCTGCAGTCCGCGCTCTACATGTTCGACCTGATGGAGAGCGTCCTGGCCCGAATCGAGGAGATCTCCGCAGCCAAAGGACAGACGTAGACGTGTACGGCTAGACGCCGATCCACCAGTCGCCTGCACTGGAGCTTTAAAACAAACAGTCGTTTAAACCGCAGCAGCATAGCGAGAGAAAACGCGCTCATGACGTGGCTCTTGACGCTCGCTCACGTGTAGTAGCAGCAGCTGTACCATAAATCTCACATTGTTACTAGAATCATCCAGGAGCCGCTCGGATCATGAGACcgttatgtttgtgtgtttaatgatGACCTCaaacgagtaaaaaaaaaagtacacgtGACGGAACTGACGTGCGAATGACTTTTGTGCTGAACGAATGAGCCGAATATATTTTTGAGATTCGCTGAGCTGAAGATTTGcctgtaaatattaaataaaggaTTTTATTCCTGGACATttaataaaactgcattttcaTAAAAGACTCATTTTGACTGATTTTTCAAGCAGTTTCTGTATCACAGCCAAACCATTCTGAATTGTGTTGAATTAAATCGAGAAATTATTTACCCAGAAAATAACGGGTCACACCGTGCCTGTAGAAGTGCTGCCtgtgttgggcccttgagcaaggcccttaacccaatcTAATCCAGATGTGCTGTATTAAGACTGGGGATATGCAGAGAAAGAATTCCACTGCGCTGTGACAAAGACTCTTACTACTGTTACTATTAaaattagatttattaaaaactgaaaCGAACGCTGCGACTATTGTGAGAAATATGTTCCGAACGCTTTGAAGATTAAAGGAGATAAAGCAGGTATAAAGTTGTAGAAacgaatgtataagtttagcgCCTACCAGTTTGTTCCTTAGAAATTGTACCCCAAATGAGCGAATCAGTGGCGACTGTgctgaaggaaaaagaaagaacccttgagaggaaccagaaaaACATGATCCTCATCATGTCCGTTCATTACagttatatatgtaataattacaaaaaaaaaaatatactatgCAAATTATTATGCTAATGGATTATTCATGagctattttataatatttaaagatCCTGATATGGACACAATTGTacagtttattaaaatattgtaatttattCTAATTATCATCCCGAACTCATCAcactgaacaaataaataaagagtacgTACAGAACACTATATTACAAAAGTAACACACTTGTTGATTGGGATTTACCCCGAGGATAAAATCCTGTCcaatcaataattaataatccGTGAGATATTTAAACGCCGGATGCTGCAGCGCCGAAGCTGCACTGATTCTCGTCTCCGGATTCAAATCCAAAAGTTTGTCCAGCAGGTCATACACATCATCTGGAACTCTGTCCCACCCCCTGGCGTCTGACTCCTCCGCGTTCCCCATGGCGCTCCGTTTCTCCGCTCGGCCGTGGTCCGTGGGATGACGTGAGGCCCGGAACGCCGCCGGAAGCGACTCGTCCCCGCAAGGTCGTACCCCTCGGAGCGCCTCGCACAGGATCCTCAGGTCGAGTCGGGGAAGCTCGCGGCTGCACACCACCGCCTTGCCTGCGACGCAAAAGATCAGACGCTCAGCACGAAACGTCAGGGGCGAAAACGTGTATAAAAGCCGGCGCACGTACCGAATTTCTTAGCGGCCTGAATGGTTTCTCTCGAGCCTCGGATCGTCATGATCTGAGTCAAGGCCATGAGGTCGTCGTTGGCTTTGAAAAACGGATACCTGCCGCTCAGGAGTGAGAGCAGGATCACGCCGGTAGACCACATGTCGATAGCTGTGTGGAAAAATACAATTTGGTCGgttttgcatatataatttCTACACATCAATAacagggttcctacacatttttttcatttaaaaatgtccgTATTTTCAATTATGCAGACTTTCAGAAAGATTCTTGAGACCATAAttaacatctgaaataatgatGCTTTTAATGTGTTTAGTTGCACGGTAGGGGGCGCTGTACTGTCATGGCAACTGCTGCCTCTACAAACTCTTTCTATTACAAGtcgttcttttcttttttttttcccttatacCCAAAACAATTTTTGGAACGGTtcgaataaatatatatattttttagcttttagcTTCATATAGCATAAGATTATATGAGTAAAATCTTGTACTACAAAGCATGATGATATAAATGAAGCCTTTACCCGTTCCTTGGTCAGGGCACTTGGTCAAAACTTCAGGAGCCCTGAATCCTGGAGTTCCTGCTCTTGGAGCCACCTGCTGCTtcctgaagagcagaaaagTTTGTTTAATAGGCATTCCAATGCTTAAGCACCAAACATATGACATTTAGGTTAACAGGATTGACTGGTGGCATGGGGTATCCATCAGAAACAACATTGATAGTTGATTTGCCTGAACTTTCGCCAAAAATCCatgctgatagtttttccgggttgcgttatacagtacgagagcggcctctaaaggcgaatcactgatgccacatgctttttatttgaagggtcttttttttattattctttctgGATGGAACAGTGTACCTAGACAGGCAGACGTTGCAGATGCGGTCGGTCATGTAGCAGGTACAGGTAAGAGACGGGTTCAGGGTCACGGGTTTGGTCTTTGAATTGGCAGCAAGAGTCCGTGTGGGGGGAGGACGGCGTTTCGTGGAGAGTATCTTACAGGCAAAGACGTTGTCCGTCTTGGTAGGTATCATGTGTCCCTAAAACGGTAACATTGCACGTTTCggtaataataacaaacaaaaaataaatagcgcTTCACACGTAattcgaaagaaaaaaaaacaacaaaaacttgTAACTCGATCCTCACTTCGGTTTTATCCGCAGGCGCTTTGGTGGGGTTTGAGCTGTTGAGGTTTCTCTCCCCGAATACAGAACGTGGCGTTTTGCAAAGCCCCATGAGCTCCTGGGAAACGAAAAAGCACGTCATTAAGGGGTTGGAGATTAGACAGAGATAAGATCAAATAAATGTGTGCCACATGACGGCTCTGATTGATCGAGCTTTCGtagaacaaatgaatgaattggcatttaaataataatgaataataacgAATAATCATGATTTATGCAGCACTGATGATCAGGAGGAATTCGACTGTAGTAGCAGCTCTGAAAGAAGTGCGGCTGCAAATCGGAGGTTTATCGAAATTAACGCGCCGCCATTGCTATAGCGACCGCCCACTTATCGAGGGCGTATTTAGAAAAAACGTGTCACGCAACGGCGATAAATCAGAGCCGGTGTGCTTCCACCCCGTGTGTCCCAGACGGAAACCTTGGTGTGTTTTGTGCGCGAGTTCGGACATGGCGTTTTCGTGGAAGCGTGCGCCGTGAGGACCCTCGTGTTCGGTGGGAAAGGAACCGGTGCCTGTTTCCCGTGTGATTCGTTATGAGCTTTCTGAGACTTTACCACCTTCAACAGCTCTATCTGAGTGTCTGGGGTTCCCTGAGCCAGGCCAAAGTCTACCAGGGCATAtctgaggacacacacacacacatttatcagTGGTCATGTTCTATATAATGCTGTAATGCTACaattctgcattctgattggtcagcaggtgtccattcattttctataacagcttCCTGTAAAATCAAATGCAACCCTAAATGGATAAAGATGTCGTAGGATGTTGTTAAATGGGTGCGCGTACTTTTTTTCACGCCGGTTGTACAGGAAGTTGGTGGGCTTGATGTCGCGGTGGATGATCCCGAACTCGTGGATGTGCTTCAGGGCTTTGAGTAAATGATACATGTACTGAAGCACCTCCTCGAAACTCAGCATCTCCACCACGTCCTACACACAAAGACGTTCCAGTTAAACCTCGTTCCCTTCCACAGATACTCACAACAACAGAGATCGTATTTATTTACCACAAAAGCCTGGTGCTCCAGGTAGGGCATGACAATCACCACGTGGTGGTCCTTCCTGAAGCAGTAGGTCACTCCCATCACGTTCTCTTTGCCCCtgcgacaaaaaaaaatcccacatcaGCGTTTCTCTCATGAAACCTCCCCTCACGTTAAACACCGCCTGGCAACGTCTCTCACCCTGCCACCGTTAAACACTGGAGCTCCGCAGCGATCCGCACCGGGTGACTCGTCGGGATCAGATGCTTCAGAGCAAACCTCTCTCTCGTCCCGTCGCTCATCTGAGCTTCTCCCAGATACACGGAGCTGAAGGTACCTAATGCAGGACGAGACGTTTATTAGAAAACACTTTTAAACCATggtgaataaaataatacaaatacgaAACAATAATAtgattaaacaataataaagccaatatttaaaaatgaaaaacaatataTCGGTGTATTTTAAGTAATATGACTTTTggcatgtgattttattttattattattattctttttattttattttcatttgttttcccttttctttctcccctctcttgttctaaaaaaataaatgaaattatcgATTtgcaagattttctttttatttcattttcttccaCCAATCAGTTCACAGTTAAACTCTTCAATAAACAACCAATTCGttacattttatcatttaaaatgtaaacaaaaaaatctatcccgaataaaataaaataaatacccaGGTCTCTTTCTATGTCAATATTTCCAACAAATTACGCTAcgattatataaaatatatacgatatatataaaaataaatctcctCCTGTTACTAGTTaaatttggatatatttttgtatttaatgatgaccaatttattctatatttattaaatattctaaTTAGTTActgttcgtttttttttgttccgtCAGATATTTTATTGCgtgattatcatttaaacaaaataaatacttttactGATTTTTCACAGAAAACCAAACAAttggattttaaatgtataaaatgtcagatataaatgtaatattattagtaatatttgTTAAATACACTTATCTGACCCATCACAgatattgtaaattgtaaatattgaACATAGACACACGTCAGGACGCGTCTAAAATGTGCCAGTTTTAAATCAGTGAAATTTCTTAttggatttttatttcaattaaaaattgtgtgtataaatcaTGTTAAACCTTCTCCAATTTTGTCTGTAATCCGGAAAACTTTGGAGAGCTGTGGGACAACTTCATAC
The genomic region above belongs to Silurus meridionalis isolate SWU-2019-XX chromosome 20, ASM1480568v1, whole genome shotgun sequence and contains:
- the glmna gene encoding glomulin, FKBP associated protein a — its product is MALEQFSDVVQRCQHVEDENFSPADFDVFRAAGTSCIEQGHGAHVLSVVIDEKNKSVVRCMGWNLLEPLVKVLLKKEEKNLQHCQAIFSHLLQVCSPKELVIGLLEQVEEVDSDAVTEIITLLLSPLQTVLLKLGKRKASTLGMALNTLLSQVAKLPVPKSREQEEDDVFGLCRCLTALSHFIRPFVEEIKENIKKHCTISRDDELRVEVLKFCMKSLNEPLLDVQLKDPDTMETSPLRDFATDILVTVSSIGESLLDLLSHNLLRKRNIPGLLEEEVRYPKESLASLAHLLFVHHIAVDLFPAVLSPVFALQCNMEHVGLLLSRNEELRLKKGLELYEKTLVRVEDSSLPCDLLDLKSFLDVPQDLVRVMTLCPAQDVRTKGLSVFQLSIDKYNTEAKYKFFRCMLKTSDHAGVEGFIIKNIKNQIDLALKPGHENDWFLGKHLLPLLRQVLSLPQGPETDLLHNLDRIMESLNLLRYLLIRDKEWSNETGIWSELCAIEENYLKPLRTGLNMSRAHYEAELKSTKGKNNTTADSKAPACTVTVGNNTLPDMTPEMQLQVLQSALYMFDLMESVLARIEEISAAKGQT
- the cdc7 gene encoding cell division cycle 7-related protein kinase isoform X2, yielding METLQGLSDIGEDVKPCEKETNKRKVPRDVEMDIQYLYEVVPQLSKVFRITDKIGEGTFSSVYLGEAQMSDGTRERFALKHLIPTSHPVRIAAELQCLTVAGGKENVMGVTYCFRKDHHVVIVMPYLEHQAFVDVVEMLSFEEVLQYMYHLLKALKHIHEFGIIHRDIKPTNFLYNRREKKYALVDFGLAQGTPDTQIELLKELMGLCKTPRSVFGERNLNSSNPTKAPADKTEGHMIPTKTDNVFACKILSTKRRPPPTRTLAANSKTKPVTLNPSLTCTCYMTDRICNVCLSRKQQVAPRAGTPGFRAPEVLTKCPDQGTAIDMWSTGVILLSLLSGRYPFFKANDDLMALTQIMTIRGSRETIQAAKKFGKAVVCSRELPRLDLRILCEALRGVRPCGDESLPAAFRASRHPTDHGRAEKRSAMGNAEESDARGWDRVPDDVYDLLDKLLDLNPETRISAASALQHPAFKYLTDY
- the cdc7 gene encoding cell division cycle 7-related protein kinase isoform X1, producing the protein METLQGLSDIGEDVKPCEKETNKRKVPRDVEMDIQYLYEVVPQLSKVFRITDKIGEGTFSSVYLGEAQMSDGTRERFALKHLIPTSHPVRIAAELQCLTVAGGKENVMGVTYCFRKDHHVVIVMPYLEHQAFVDVVEMLSFEEVLQYMYHLLKALKHIHEFGIIHRDIKPTNFLYNRREKKYALVDFGLAQGTPDTQIELLKVVKSQKAHNESHGKQAPVPFPPNTRVLTAHASTKTPCPNSRTKHTKELMGLCKTPRSVFGERNLNSSNPTKAPADKTEGHMIPTKTDNVFACKILSTKRRPPPTRTLAANSKTKPVTLNPSLTCTCYMTDRICNVCLSRKQQVAPRAGTPGFRAPEVLTKCPDQGTAIDMWSTGVILLSLLSGRYPFFKANDDLMALTQIMTIRGSRETIQAAKKFGKAVVCSRELPRLDLRILCEALRGVRPCGDESLPAAFRASRHPTDHGRAEKRSAMGNAEESDARGWDRVPDDVYDLLDKLLDLNPETRISAASALQHPAFKYLTDY